A genomic stretch from Capricornis sumatraensis isolate serow.1 chromosome 4, serow.2, whole genome shotgun sequence includes:
- the LOC138078125 gene encoding heterogeneous nuclear ribonucleoprotein A1, which yields MSKSESPKEPEQLRKLFIGGLSFETTDESLRSHFEQWGTLTDCVVMRDPNTKRSRGFGFVTYATVEEVDAAMNARPHKVDGRVVEPKRAVSREDSQRPGAHLTVKKIFVGGIKEDTEEHHLRDYFEQYGKIEVIEIMTDRGSGKKRGFAFVTFDDHDSVDKIVIQKYHTVNGHNCEVRKALSKQEMASASSSQRGRSGSGNFGGGRGGGFGGNDNFGRGGNFSGRGGFGGSRGGGGYGGSGDGYNGFGNDGSNFGGGGSYNDFGNYNNQSSNFGPMKGGNFGGRSSGPYGGGGQYFAKPRNQGGYGGSSSSSSYGSGRRF from the coding sequence ATGTCTAAATCAGAGTCTCCCAAAGAGCCCGAACAGCTGCGGAAGCTCTTCATCGGAGGATTGAGCTTTGAAACAACCGATGAGAGTCTGAGGAGTCATTTTGAGCAATGGGGAACGCTCACAGACTGTGTGGTAATGAGGGATCCAAACACCAAGCGCTCCAGAGGCTTCGGGTTTGTCACATACGCCACGGTGGAGGAGGTGGATGCGGCCATGAATGCAAGGCCACACAAGGTGGACGGAAGAGTTGTGGAACCAAAGAGGGCCGTCTCAAGAGAAGATTCTCAAAGACCTGGTGCCCACTTAACTGTGAAAAAGATTTTTGTTGGTGGCATTAAAGAAGACACTGAAGAACATCACCTGAGAGATTATTTTGAACAGTATGGGAAAATTGAAGTAATTGAAATCATGACTGACCGAGGCAGTGGCAAAAAGAGAGGCTTTGCTTTTGTAACCTTTGATGACCATGACTCCGTAGACAAGATTGTCATTCAGAAATACCACACTGTGAATGGCCACAACTGTGAAGTGAGAAAAGCCCTGTCTAAGCAAGAGAtggctagtgcttcatccagccagagaGGTCGAAGTGGTTCTGGAAACTTTGGTGGCGGTCGTGGAGGTGGTTTTGGTGGGAATGACAACTTTGGTCGTGGAGGAAACTTCAGTGGTCGAGGTGGCTTTGGTGGCAGCCGCGGTGGTGGCGGATATGGTGGCAGTGGGGATGGATATAATGGATTTGGTAATGACGGAAGCAATTTTGGAGGTGGCGGAAGCTACAATGATTTTGGCAATTACAACAATCAATCTTCAAATTTTGGACCCATGAAAGGAGGAAACTTTGGAGGGAGAAGTTCTGGCCCTTATGGTGGTGGAGGCCAATACTTTGCCAAACCACGAAACCAAGGTGGCTATGGTGgctccagcagcagcagtagctatgGCAGTGGCAGAAGGTTTTAA